CCCAAAAACCGCGCAATCCCAAAGTCCAGAATCACCGGCCGCTCATCCGAACCCACCAGGATGTTCGCCGGCTTCAGGTCCCGATGAACAATGTGACGGTCGTGGGCCGCCTGGACCGCCTCACACACCGCCACCATCACCTCCAGTTTCCGCTTCCGATCGTCGCCAACAGCCCCCGCCCAGCGGTCAAGCGCCTGCCCATCCACCAGTTCCATCGCAAAATACGGCAGCGGCCCGCGAACCGGATCCTCATGATATCCCGCATCGAACACCCGCACGATCCCAGGATGTCTCAACCGCCCCAGAAGCCGGACCTCATCGAGCGAACGCTCCAGGGATTGGGCCGAAACCACCGCCGGATGCAGGATCTTCAGCGCCACATCCCGCTCGATCGTCCGCTGCGTCGCCCGCCACACCGCACCCATCCCCCCGTTGCCGATCTTCTCCACCAGCGTGTAGCCCCCACCCACCACCGCGCCAGGCCCAAGCCCGTTCTGGATCGGAGGCAGACCGTGCCATACCCCCACCAGCGTCAATACCGACGGCGGTTCCCCCGCAGCAGCCAGTTCCTCAAGCCGCACCAACGCCTCTTCCGCCGACAACGCCCCCAACTGCTCCGCCAACTCCTCCACCCGCCGCCAGTGCCCTTCCGTCGGAATCCTCATGCCTCACCCATCCTCGAGGCCGCCTCCAGCATTTTCCGCAGCAACACCCTCGCCTTCTTCAAATCGCGGTCCACCGTCTTCTCGCTCACCTCCTGAAACTGCGCCATCTCCGCAACCGTGTACCCGAAGTAGTAGTGCTGACGCAGGATCCCCGCGAGCCGCGCATCCTGCTCGCCCAGGCGGGTCAGCGCCTCCTCCAGCATCAGGACCCGCTCCGGCTTCTCCTCCGCCGCGGCCGGCAGATCCCGAAACACATCCTCGTCCGGTGGCAGGTATAGCACCTTGCTCCGACCCTTCGCCCGCCGCCGCCGCGCATGGTCCACCAGCGCATTGCGCATGGCGACCGACATCGCCGCCATGAAATGCCCGCGGTTCTCCCACCGCACATCCTCCCACGCCTCCTCCTTCAACTTCGCCCGCCGCAACGCCGTCATCGCCAGCGCCGTCGGCGTGTAGGTGTGGTTGCGGGATTCAAATGCCAGCAGTCGCGCCGCGACCATCCGCAATTCCCCGATCAAGTCCCGCAGATCGTCCACCGTGACGCATTCGCCCGCCGCCTGCCCGGATGGCTCCATAGGGTTCTCGTGATCGTTGGAGGCAATCTCGCTCCGTTGCTGCCGCAGCGGCCTTCCATCCCGACACCACCCCCATGAACGCCTCCCAGGAAAGCGCTCGAAAACCTGCCCCAGGACGCTCACCCGGCGCGGTCTTCAAGCCGTTGGAATTCCACCGCTGATGATCCGGAGCCTCGCGAATCCATAAGGCCGAGTTCAAGGCAAAATCAGCAGGATGGGCGTATCCATCCCCTTGCATCCCGAAGTCGTGGGGAGAGGTGCGAATTTCGCCAAGCGTCGTCTCGGAGGGACGAGCTCCGCGAGTCCGCAATCCATCGCTCCACATCCCTTCTCCCTCCCCGTACTCGTACTCAGCCCGAAGGGCGGTACTCGTCCTCGTCCTCGAACCCCCAGGCGCACCTTCTTGAGCCCTGCCTCGTGGCGGGTGCGATGGGTTCGGTCTTGTGCGGTCTTCCCATTGCGCATGGGAATTGGGGGGGCGAGGGAGATTAAGATTAAGATTAAGATTAAGATTACGAGTACGATCGCGAGCGCGAGGACTGCTGCAGGAAATGGTGCCAGCCTCACCCTGACCCCATCTCACCGAGGCCGCTCCCGCGATCCATCTCCACCCCCTCCCTCACCCGGCCCGCGGTGACCTCCGGCGGCTCCTCCACCGCCACGTCGATCCACCTCGCCGCCATCTGATGCCGGAACCACGTCATCTGCCGGCGTGCAAACTGCCACGTCCTGGTCTTCACCCGCGCAATCGTATCCGGCAAATCGGCCAGGCCCTCCAGATGCTCCACCACCTGCCGATACCCGATGGCCTGCATCGCCGTGCGATTCCCGCGCAACCCCCGTTCCAGCAATCCCCGGGTCTCCTCCACCAACCCTCCCGCAAACATCGCGTCCACCCGGCTGTCGATCCGCCGGCGCAAATCGGCGGGCGTCCGCCGCAGGACCACTACCATTCCTGCGTCCCGGCCCTCGACCACCGCCCCCAACCCGCCCGCCCCCGCCCGACCCGTCCGCCGCAACCGCTCCACCGCCCGGATCACCCGTCGCGGATTCGACCGGTCCACCCGGGCCCACGTCTCCGGATCCCCCGCCTCCAGTTCCTGAAGCAGCTCGCCCAAAGGCATCGACTCCAGGGCCGCCCGCTGGTCCGGATCGGATGGGCAATCGTCATCGAGCCCCTCCAGCCACGCCCGGAAGTACAACCCCGTCCCGCCACACACCACCGATGCCCTCCCCCGACCCTTCACGTCGGCATGCGCCCATCGTGCGCATCCAAGCCAGCGGGCCGCATCGAACGATTCCCAAGGATCGACCAGATCGATCAGATGATGCGGTACCCGTGCCCGTTCCGCCGCCGTCGGCTTGGCCGTCCCGATGTCCAGCCCCCGGTACACCTGCATCGAGTCCGCGGTCAGGATCTCTCCACCCAAGGCCTCCGCCAGAACGAGCGCCACCGCCGACTTCCCAGACGCCGTGGGCCCCGCCAGCAGGACCGTCGGAATCCCTCGCTCCATCGCCAGGGCCCTGACCCCTACGCGTAGTGCGGTTCCAATTCGCTCCGCACCCGCTCGAGCAGTGCCTTCGTCTTCAGAATCCCCTCCGCCTCGCTCACGCCGCCCCCCTCGTACTCGATCCCGACCCAGCCCCGGTATCCCGAATCCAGCACAATCCGCATCATCCGCCGGTAGTCGGTGTGAATCTCGTCCCCGTTCTCATCGAAGTCGTGCGACTTGGCGCTGACCGCCTTCGCAAACGGCATCATCTCCTGAACCCCGCGATAACGGTCGTACACCTCCCCCGCCCGGATCTGGAAGTTCCCGAAGTCCGGCAGCGTCCCGCAGTTCGCCATGCCCACCTGCCGCATCACCCCGGCCAGCCACGCGCCGTTCGAGGACAACTGCCCGTGGTTCTCGACAATCACATTCAGGCCGTGCTGCCGCGCAAACTCCGACAAACGCCCCAAACCGTCGGCCGCCCGGTCCTGCTGCTCCTCGAAGCTCCCAACCCCGCGCGTCTCCGCGTTCACCCGGATCGAATGGCACCCCAGAAACTGCGCCGCCTCCACCCACGGGTAATGGTTCTCCACCGCCTTGGTCCGCGCCGCCTCGTCGGGATCGCCCAACGCCCCTTCGCCGTCCACCATGATGAGCAGGGTCTGCACGTTCATCTCCAACGCCCGCTGCTTGAAGGCGCTCAGGTACGCACGATCCCGCGCCTTGTCCTTGAAGAACTGGTTCACCAGCTCGATCCCGCTCAACCCAAAGTCCAGCCGCGCCACCTTCGGGAAGTCCATGTGATCCATCGCCCCCGAGAAGATCGCCCGGTGCAGCGACCACTCGGCCAGCGAGATCCGATAAAGCCGGCTCTCCGCCCTGGGCCTCGGCCCGTAGGCCGCCGCCCCCAGCGGTGCCAGCGCGGTTCCTGACCCCGCTGCCGCCATGGCGGCAGCAAGCCCGGTGCGACGAAGGAATTGGCGACGATCCATCGGAGAGTTCATGAGGTTGGGGTCTGCGTGGTGTCTGCAGGCTTTGAGGTTCAGGCAGCGCCGTTCCGCGGCCGCGGATTCCGGAATGCCACCAGGAAAAACATCATGATTGCCCCGGCAAACAGGGCGGGCTTCATCCACAGTGGCCGCCACTCGATGGCCTTCAGCTCCGCCTGGCGCAACTCGACGGCCTCATTTCCCAGAATCCGCGCCTGCGCCTCCAGGGATTCGCGTTCCGCCCCGCTCGCGCCCGCCGCCAACGCCGTCACCCGATCCCGTTCGGCCGCCTTCGCCACCACCTGCACCGACAGCGCCTTCGCCTCGTCTGTGGTGTGCCGGGCCTCGATCCGGCCCGCCACCTGCGCCCCGATGAACATCCCCAGCCCCAGCGTGAACAACACCAGCATCCCCTGCGCCTGCGCCCGGATCGTCCGCGGTGCCACCTGGTCCGTGTAGATCTGCCCGGTCACAAAGAAGAAGTCGTAACAGATGCCGTGCAGCAGCACCCCGAAAATGATCATCCACCGGATCTGGTCCGGCGCCCCGATCGCAAACAGGAAATACCGCCCCACCCACGCCATCATCCCCACCATCAGCATCCACTTCACCCCCAGCCGCGCAAAGAAGAACGGCATCACGATCATGAAGAAGATCTCCGACATCTGCCCGTACGACATCGTCTGGCCAATCGGCAGCCCGGTCATCTCCACCACCCGGCTGGTGATCTGATAATAGAACGCCAGGGGAATGCAGATCAGCGTCGAGGCGATCATGAAGGTCCGGTACGATGGATCCTTCAACAACACCAGGGCATCCAGCCCCAGAATCTGCCGCGCCGACACCGGCCCCGTCGCCGTCGGCGGCGTGTTCGGAAGGAAAAAGCTGAACAATCCCAGCGCCACCCCCGCCCCCACCGTCAGGTAGAACATCCCGATGCTCCGGTCGAGACTCAGCCATGTCAGGCTCAACCCCGCCGCA
This DNA window, taken from Verrucomicrobiia bacterium, encodes the following:
- a CDS encoding sigma-70 family RNA polymerase sigma factor, with amino-acid sequence MEPSGQAAGECVTVDDLRDLIGELRMVAARLLAFESRNHTYTPTALAMTALRRAKLKEEAWEDVRWENRGHFMAAMSVAMRNALVDHARRRRAKGRSKVLYLPPDEDVFRDLPAAAEEKPERVLMLEEALTRLGEQDARLAGILRQHYYFGYTVAEMAQFQEVSEKTVDRDLKKARVLLRKMLEAASRMGEA
- the miaA gene encoding tRNA (adenosine(37)-N6)-dimethylallyltransferase MiaA, with the translated sequence MERGIPTVLLAGPTASGKSAVALVLAEALGGEILTADSMQVYRGLDIGTAKPTAAERARVPHHLIDLVDPWESFDAARWLGCARWAHADVKGRGRASVVCGGTGLYFRAWLEGLDDDCPSDPDQRAALESMPLGELLQELEAGDPETWARVDRSNPRRVIRAVERLRRTGRAGAGGLGAVVEGRDAGMVVVLRRTPADLRRRIDSRVDAMFAGGLVEETRGLLERGLRGNRTAMQAIGYRQVVEHLEGLADLPDTIARVKTRTWQFARRQMTWFRHQMAARWIDVAVEEPPEVTAGRVREGVEMDRGSGLGEMGSG
- a CDS encoding TIM barrel protein; protein product: MDRRQFLRRTGLAAAMAAAGSGTALAPLGAAAYGPRPRAESRLYRISLAEWSLHRAIFSGAMDHMDFPKVARLDFGLSGIELVNQFFKDKARDRAYLSAFKQRALEMNVQTLLIMVDGEGALGDPDEAARTKAVENHYPWVEAAQFLGCHSIRVNAETRGVGSFEEQQDRAADGLGRLSEFARQHGLNVIVENHGQLSSNGAWLAGVMRQVGMANCGTLPDFGNFQIRAGEVYDRYRGVQEMMPFAKAVSAKSHDFDENGDEIHTDYRRMMRIVLDSGYRGWVGIEYEGGGVSEAEGILKTKALLERVRSELEPHYA
- a CDS encoding MFS transporter, with the translated sequence MHNGIRAQLSVMMFIQFFVWGSWYVTAPNYLGTIGFQAGDFGWTYSVGPIAGMLSPFFVGMIADRFFPAQRVLGAMHLMGAGLMLLATLMMRAESPSPGLINLAFFGHMLTYYPTLALTNTLAMRNMTDPQKEFPMIRVFGTIGWIAAGLSLTWLSLDRSIGMFYLTVGAGVALGLFSFFLPNTPPTATGPVSARQILGLDALVLLKDPSYRTFMIASTLICIPLAFYYQITSRVVEMTGLPIGQTMSYGQMSEIFFMIVMPFFFARLGVKWMLMVGMMAWVGRYFLFAIGAPDQIRWMIIFGVLLHGICYDFFFVTGQIYTDQVAPRTIRAQAQGMLVLFTLGLGMFIGAQVAGRIEARHTTDEAKALSVQVVAKAAERDRVTALAAGASGAERESLEAQARILGNEAVELRQAELKAIEWRPLWMKPALFAGAIMMFFLVAFRNPRPRNGAA